The Coffea arabica cultivar ET-39 chromosome 4e, Coffea Arabica ET-39 HiFi, whole genome shotgun sequence genome includes a window with the following:
- the LOC113742166 gene encoding uncharacterized protein: METAGQWLEKALLELCKKIETGLDLDAEIISGLVSYCEMAPPLDAKEYLDNIIGQEAGKNVIGEYLQRRGYSEPQNVNKPTQNTSTSNLQAYVKPRTNDGLVIGAKKPQKASKDVAASSNRKNRTSTGTSESQNVNKGTTGNSKKKKSGKVVSLAEASKGSIVYQKGKPCSCQARQHRLISNCLSCGKIVCEQEGEGPCNFCGALVLREGSSYAGLHEGAVPLSEAEAAAEAYAKRLVEYDRNAAARTTVIDDQSDYYEIEGNSWLSQEEKELLRKKREEIEEAERAQRNKVIMTFDLVGRKVLMNEDEASEELQNRLLLRPSEERESARIKPNPTLKIQPVFVDPGPRKSVKENLNKCLNNGLCLEISGRVQHDNNDSLGTFSNGQVLA, encoded by the exons ATGGAAACGGCAGGGCAGTGGCTAGAGAAGGCATTGCTGGAGCTATGCAAGAAGATTGAAACGGGTCTTGATTTGGATGCTGAAATCATATCTGGGCTTGTTTCCTATTGTGAGATGGCCCCCCCTCTTGATGCTAAAGAGTATCTTGAT AATATCATAGGCCAGGAAGCTGGCAAAAATGTGATTGGAGAGTATTTACAGCGGAGAGGTTATTCTGAGCCACAGAATGTGAATAAGCCTACTCAAAATACTTCAACTTCCAACTTACAAGCATATGTCAAACCACGCACTAATGATGGCTTGGTCATTGGAGCTAAAAAACCACAGAAAGCATCGAAAGATGTTGCAGCCTCATCTAATCGGAAAAATCGAACCTCAACTGGGACATCAGAGTCACAGAATGTGAATAAAGGAACCACAGGCAATTCTAAGAAGAAAAAGTCTGGAAAGGTTGTATCCCTGGCTGAGGCTTCAAAAGGATCAATTGTGTATCAGAAAGGGAAGCCATGTTCTTGCCAAGCTCGTCAGCACAGGCTCATCAGCAATTGTTTATCTTGTGGGAAAATAGTTTGTGAACAAGAAGGTGAGGGACCATGCAACTTTTGTGGTGCCCTTGTGCTGAGGGAAGGAAGCTCCTATGCTGGTCTGCATGAAGGTGCAGTTCCCCTCTCAGAGGCTGAGGCAGCTGCTGAAGCTTATGCAAAGAGGCTTGTTGAGTATGACCGAAACGCTGCTGCACGTACAACAGTTATAGATGACCAAAGTGACTATTATGAGATTGAGGGGAATAGCTGGCTGTCACAGGAG GAGAAAGAACTGttgaggaagaaaagagaagagatAGAGGAGGCTGAACGTGCCCAGCGTAATAAAGTCATTATGACGTTTGATCTGGTTGGTCGGAAG GTGCTGATGAACGAAGATGAAGCCTCTGAAGAGTTGCAAAACAGACTTCTTCTACGGCCATCAGAGGAGAGAGAATCGGCCCGCATCAAACCAAACCCTACTCTTAAAATTCAACCTGTTTTTGTGGATCCAGGGCCTAGGAAATCCGTTAAAGAGAATTTGAACAAATGCCTGAATAATGGTTTGTGCTTGGAGATAAGTGGGAGGGTACAACATGATAATAATGATAGCCTGGGGACTTTCtcaaatggacaagtacttgctTGA
- the LOC113742163 gene encoding probable FBD-associated F-box protein At1g32375 isoform X1: MPAILKNLDGRVALPILALAGCGVAIGVAIKCSQVLRGKTIAFLDKHRKDFPLKVASGFSYEDRISQLPDHLLSDILLRLDLIEAVRTRILSKRWKDICKLMSKLNFDCCKMFGEIEDHGNYSFKHKGRFLKAVDQSLRLYSGQHVPYFILTCCLGKEFANVISRWMQSIAALGVEELLIKFCSPIHVDKNGNGSLVKHFPFPFELLFEAASLKNLHLFACVLRPSFKGQFKSLQFLTLCMVPLDDGQLPSIFSSCPNLQGLRVSHCKLPFRMDIIGVHLRLKFLFIESCHGVKEIDISAGNLTFFYCYTDEVIKHSLRFVPELENLSLSCNGSGTVPHLFSEVAKDCTQLKQLLFQTKTDELQCIPLKMDMFSNLRILYLLIMFDSNNWMTNSKVDLLNLTPILDACPLLEQFRLLARCPGRNAKRGGAWPPRHHAHLKEMEFDGFRGTMNEIAFASFLLRSASELERLCIRSSYSTYSADFTWTEHPDYEIYPEERQEIYKQLMGQALSSKVNVIFS; encoded by the exons ATGCCGGCGATTCTCAAGAATTTGGACG GGCGCGTTGCTCTGCCTATACTGGCCCTGGCAGGGTGTGGAGTTGCCATAGGAGTGGCAATCAAGTGTTCTCAAGTTCTACGGGGAAAAACAATTGCTTTTTTGGACAAGCATAGAAAAGATTTTCCTCTCAAG GTTGCTTCTGGTTTCAGTTACGAGGATAGAATCAGTCAACTGCCTGATCATCTTCTGTCAGATATACTCTTGCGTTTAGACTTGATAGAAGCTGTTAGGACAAGAATTTTGTCGAAAAGATGGAAAGATATTTGCAAACTTATGTCTAAACTAAACTTTGATTGCTGTAAGATGTTTGGAGAGATTGAAGATCATGGTAACTACAGCTTTAAACATAAGGGTAGGTTCTTGAAAGCAGTTGATCAATCTTTACGTCTTTATTCAGGTCAACATGTACCTTATTTCATTCTAACATGTTGTTTGGGGAAAGAATTTGCCAATGTTATCAGTAGATGGATGCAGTCTATTGCTGCATTAGGCGTAGAAGAACTTTTGATCAAGTTCTGCTCCCCTATTCATGTTGATAAAAATGGCAACGGTAGCTTGGTCAAACATTTTCCCTTCCCTTTTGAGCTTCTCTTTGAAGCAGCTTCATTGAAAAACTTGCATTTATTCGCCTGCGTCCTACGACCAAGTTTTAAAGGCCAATTCAAATCCCTTCAGTTTCTGACTCTGTGTATGGTCCCCTTGGATGATGGACAATTGCCAagcattttttcttcttgtccGAACCTCCAGGGGTTGAGAGTTTCGCATTGTAAACTTCCTTTTAGGATGGATATTATTGGTGTACATCTCCGGTTGAAGTTTTTGTTCATTGAATCATGCCATGGCGTGAAAGAAATAGATATCAGTGCTGGAAATCTCACCTTTTTCTATTGTTATACTGATGAAGTGATAAAACATTCACTTCGTTTCGTTCCCGAACTGGAAAACTTGAGTCTCAGCTGCAACGGTAGTGGTACAGTGCCTCATTTGTTCAGTGAAGTTGCAAAAGATTGTACTCAGCTAAAACAGTTACTTTTCCAGACTAAAACGGATGAG CTACAGTGCATACCTCTCAAGATGGATATGTTCAGCAACCTCAGGATACTATACTTGTTGATAATGTTCGACTCTAATAACTGGATGACCAACTCTAAAGTTGATCTACTTAATCTCACCCCTATTTTGGATGCCTGTCCGTTGCTAGAGCAATTTCGTCTCTTG GCCAGATGCCCGGGTCGTAATGCAAAAAGAGGAGGGGCATGGCCTCCTAGGCATCATGCTCACCTAAAAGAAATGGAATTTGATGGATTTCGCGGAACGATGAATGAGATTGCATTTGCTTCTTTTTTGCTACGAAGTGCTTCAGAGCTGGAGCGGCTGTGCATCCGCTCATCATACAGTACTTATTCTGCAGATTTCACATGGACAGAACATCCAGATTATGAGATTTACCCTGAGGAGCGCCAGGAGATATACAAACAACTAATGGGGCAAGCCCTGTCTAGCAAAGTGAATGTGATTTTCTCCTAA
- the LOC113742163 gene encoding uncharacterized protein isoform X2: MSKLNFDCCKMFGEIEDHGNYSFKHKGRFLKAVDQSLRLYSGQHVPYFILTCCLGKEFANVISRWMQSIAALGVEELLIKFCSPIHVDKNGNGSLVKHFPFPFELLFEAASLKNLHLFACVLRPSFKGQFKSLQFLTLCMVPLDDGQLPSIFSSCPNLQGLRVSHCKLPFRMDIIGVHLRLKFLFIESCHGVKEIDISAGNLTFFYCYTDEVIKHSLRFVPELENLSLSCNGSGTVPHLFSEVAKDCTQLKQLLFQTKTDELQCIPLKMDMFSNLRILYLLIMFDSNNWMTNSKVDLLNLTPILDACPLLEQFRLLARCPGRNAKRGGAWPPRHHAHLKEMEFDGFRGTMNEIAFASFLLRSASELERLCIRSSYSTYSADFTWTEHPDYEIYPEERQEIYKQLMGQALSSKVNVIFS; encoded by the exons ATGTCTAAACTAAACTTTGATTGCTGTAAGATGTTTGGAGAGATTGAAGATCATGGTAACTACAGCTTTAAACATAAGGGTAGGTTCTTGAAAGCAGTTGATCAATCTTTACGTCTTTATTCAGGTCAACATGTACCTTATTTCATTCTAACATGTTGTTTGGGGAAAGAATTTGCCAATGTTATCAGTAGATGGATGCAGTCTATTGCTGCATTAGGCGTAGAAGAACTTTTGATCAAGTTCTGCTCCCCTATTCATGTTGATAAAAATGGCAACGGTAGCTTGGTCAAACATTTTCCCTTCCCTTTTGAGCTTCTCTTTGAAGCAGCTTCATTGAAAAACTTGCATTTATTCGCCTGCGTCCTACGACCAAGTTTTAAAGGCCAATTCAAATCCCTTCAGTTTCTGACTCTGTGTATGGTCCCCTTGGATGATGGACAATTGCCAagcattttttcttcttgtccGAACCTCCAGGGGTTGAGAGTTTCGCATTGTAAACTTCCTTTTAGGATGGATATTATTGGTGTACATCTCCGGTTGAAGTTTTTGTTCATTGAATCATGCCATGGCGTGAAAGAAATAGATATCAGTGCTGGAAATCTCACCTTTTTCTATTGTTATACTGATGAAGTGATAAAACATTCACTTCGTTTCGTTCCCGAACTGGAAAACTTGAGTCTCAGCTGCAACGGTAGTGGTACAGTGCCTCATTTGTTCAGTGAAGTTGCAAAAGATTGTACTCAGCTAAAACAGTTACTTTTCCAGACTAAAACGGATGAG CTACAGTGCATACCTCTCAAGATGGATATGTTCAGCAACCTCAGGATACTATACTTGTTGATAATGTTCGACTCTAATAACTGGATGACCAACTCTAAAGTTGATCTACTTAATCTCACCCCTATTTTGGATGCCTGTCCGTTGCTAGAGCAATTTCGTCTCTTG GCCAGATGCCCGGGTCGTAATGCAAAAAGAGGAGGGGCATGGCCTCCTAGGCATCATGCTCACCTAAAAGAAATGGAATTTGATGGATTTCGCGGAACGATGAATGAGATTGCATTTGCTTCTTTTTTGCTACGAAGTGCTTCAGAGCTGGAGCGGCTGTGCATCCGCTCATCATACAGTACTTATTCTGCAGATTTCACATGGACAGAACATCCAGATTATGAGATTTACCCTGAGGAGCGCCAGGAGATATACAAACAACTAATGGGGCAAGCCCTGTCTAGCAAAGTGAATGTGATTTTCTCCTAA
- the LOC113741733 gene encoding probable methyltransferase PMT2, with product MVTKGNPGDNRNKSSVSTFIVAGLCCAFFLLGAWQRSGSGKGDNIAYEITKNAKACSILGNLEFETHHGNKAVNDSMLEVKEYKPCDDRYIDYTPCQDQARAMTFPREDMNYRERHCPSEQEKLHCLIPAPKGYVTPFRWPKSRDYVPYANAPHKSLTVEKAVQNWVQYEGNVFKFPGGGTQFPHGADAYIEQLASVIPINDGTVRTALDTGCGVASWGAYLFKKNVITMSFAPRDSHEAQVQFALERGVPAVIGVLGTIKLPYPSRAFDMAHCSRCLIPWGANDGKYMMEVDRVLRPGGYWILSGPPINWRNSYQAWQRPKEELQEEQRKIEEIAELLCWEKKHEKGETAIWRKRINEDYCSRGDSRVTKCRSVDADDVWYKKMENCVTPYPETRSQEEVAGGELKPFPERLHAIPPRVDSGSIPGVSIDSFQEDNRLWKKHMSAYRRINKLLDSGRYRNVMDMNAGLGSFAAAFESPKLWVMNVMPTIADRDTLGVIFERGLIGIYHDWCEAFSTYPRTYDLIHAEGVFSLYKDRCNMEDILLEMDRILRPEGAVILRDHTDVLTEVKRIIAGMRWNMKMYDHEDGPLVPEKILVAVKKYWVAGDKNSTFS from the exons ATGGTGACCAAAGGGAATCCTGGAGACAATAGGAATAAAAGCTCGGTGTCTACGTTCATTGTAGCTGGCCTTTGttgtgcattttttcttttaggaGCATGGCAAAGGAGTGGCTCTGGGAAGGGAGACAACATAGCATATGAGATAACAAAAAATGCTAAAGCTTGCAGTATTCTAGGCAATTTAGAATTTGAAACACATCATGGCAATAAAGCAGTTAATGATTCAATGTTAGAAGTTAAGGAATATAAGCCTTGCGATGATCGATATATTGATTATACTCCGTGTCAAGATCAAGCGCGGGCAATGACATTTCCTCGGGAAGATATGAACTATAGGGAGAGGCATTGTCCATCAGAGCAAGAGAAACTTCATTGTCTTATTCCAGCCCCAAAAGGATATGTGACTCCTTTTAGATGGCCAAAGAGTCGTGACTATGTACCTTATGCAAATGCACCTCACAAGAGCTTGACTGTTGAGAAAGCAGTTCAGAACTGGGTTCAGTATGAAGGAAATGTGTTTAAATTCCCTGGTGGTGGAACACAATTCCCTCATGGTGCGGATGCATATATTGAACAACTAGCATCTGTAATTCCAATAAATGATGGAACAGTTAGAACTGCATTAGATACTGGATGTGGG GTAGCGAGTTGGGGTGCTTATCTGTTCAAGAAGAATGTTATAACCATGTCATTTGCACCGAGAGATTCACATGAAGCACAAGTTCAATTTGCTCTGGAAAGAGGTGTCCCAGCAGTTATTGGTGTACTTGGAACTATAAAGCTCCCGTACCCTTCCAGGGCATTTGATATGGCTCACTGTTCTCGTTGCTTGATTCCATGGGGAGCAAATG ATGGTAAATATATGATGGAAGTTGATCGAGTGCTTAGACCTGGAGGATATTGGATACTTTCTGGCCCTCCCATCAACTGGAGAAACAGTTATCAAGCATGGCAACGTCCTAAAGAAGAACTTCAGGAGGAACAGAGGAAGATTGAAGAGATCGCTGAACTGCTTTGTTGGGAAAAGAAGCATGAGAAGGGTGAAACTGCAATATGGAGGAAAAGAATAAATGAAGATTACTGCAGTCGTGGAGACTCTCGTGTTACCAAGTGCAGATCAGTGGATGCTGATGATGTTTG GTACAAGAAAATGGAGAATTGTGTGACACCCTATCCTGAGACAAGAAGTCAGGAAGAAGTTGCTGGTGGTGAATTGAAGCCTTTCCCGGAAAGACTTCATGCTATTCCTCCAAGAGTAGATAGTGGATCAATTCCTGGCGTGTCTATTGACTCATTTCAGGAGGACAACAGATTATGGAAGAAGCACATGAGTGCCTATAGAAGGATAAATAAGCTCCTTGATTCTGGGCGATACCGCAATGTGATGGATATGAATGCTGGCCTGGGTAGTTTTGCCGCAGCATTTGAATCCCCAAAACTATGGGTCATGAATGTTATGCCAACGATAGCTGACAGAGATACTTTAGGAGTAATTTTTGAGAGAGGATTGATTGGCATATACCATGATTG GTGCGAAGCCTTCTCCACTTATCCCAGGACGTATGACCTTATTCATGCTGAAGGAGTTTTCAGCTTGTACAAGGACAG ATGTAATATGGAAGATATTCTTTTAGAGATGGATCGAATCCTACGACCAGAAGGAGCGGTTATACTACGAGATCATACTGATGTATTAACAGAGGTGAAGAGAATCATTGCAGGTATGAGGTGGAATATGAAAATGTATGATCATGAGGATGGCCCTTTGGTTCCCGAAAAGATATTAGTTGCTGTTAAAAAGTATTGGGTTGCTGGGGATAAAAACTCGACGTTTTCGTAG